A single genomic interval of Fibrobacter sp. UWB13 harbors:
- a CDS encoding TIGR02147 family protein, translating into MKSSAEKLQPEERLGSIPPKRMLVFEFEDYRAYLRHYFECAQALNRRYSLRSFSDKLGFSSKDFISRVMKGEKSLTPASIAKIVGGLQFDESEAAYFEAMVLFCQASNDDERENYKKRMEEITATYRFTQQMLLTRAYQYEVYSHWYYSAIRSIIGMIGFDGDYDALGARLMPPISGEQARQAVDLLERVGLIKKDAKGNWILNNPAISTGDKVIQQAFINYHKEFIDLAKESISTIPGSERNLSSVTLGISEASYKKIVKCINEFRKKISMIANEDEDGGRVFQMNIQIFPLSK; encoded by the coding sequence ATGAAATCCAGTGCAGAAAAATTGCAGCCTGAAGAGCGTCTCGGTTCTATCCCTCCGAAGCGCATGTTGGTTTTTGAATTTGAAGATTACCGCGCTTATTTGCGGCACTATTTTGAGTGTGCGCAAGCCTTGAACCGCCGTTATTCGCTGCGGAGTTTCTCGGACAAGTTGGGATTTTCGTCCAAGGATTTTATTTCGCGTGTGATGAAGGGCGAAAAGAGCCTCACTCCGGCAAGCATTGCGAAAATTGTCGGTGGCTTGCAATTCGATGAAAGCGAGGCTGCATATTTCGAGGCGATGGTACTGTTCTGCCAGGCGTCCAATGACGATGAGCGTGAAAACTACAAGAAGCGCATGGAAGAAATCACGGCGACTTACCGTTTCACGCAGCAGATGCTTTTGACCCGCGCGTACCAGTATGAAGTTTATTCGCATTGGTACTATTCCGCGATCCGCTCGATTATCGGGATGATTGGTTTTGATGGTGACTACGATGCTCTCGGGGCGCGCTTGATGCCGCCGATTTCTGGAGAGCAGGCGCGGCAGGCGGTGGATTTGCTGGAACGCGTCGGGCTGATCAAGAAGGACGCCAAGGGTAACTGGATTTTGAACAATCCGGCGATTAGCACAGGCGACAAGGTCATCCAGCAGGCGTTTATCAATTACCATAAGGAATTTATTGATTTGGCGAAGGAGTCCATCTCGACGATTCCCGGCAGCGAACGCAACCTCAGCAGTGTGACTCTCGGCATTTCGGAGGCATCTTACAAGAAAATTGTCAAGTGCATCAATGAGTTCCGCAAAAAAATTTCTATGATTGCTAATGAGGACGAGGACGGTGGCCGCGTTTTCCAGATGAATATCCAGATTTTCCCGTTGTCCAAGTGA